The nucleotide sequence TTGCAAGCCCAATCTGCGGCGCGCAAGGTCGGCTCGGGCCTGCGCGGAGTCCTGGCCAAGGTCAATCCCGACGTCTGGCGCGAGCTGGCCTGCGTCTCGTCCATGGCCTACACGCTGGTGATTCCCAAGCGCGAACGGGTGATCGCCCGCGACGACGACGGCCGCACGCCGGTGGTGCTGGTCCACGGCATGGGCGGCAATCGCGGCACCTGGACCATGCTGCGCGCGTTTCTGCGCCTGACGGGCCATCGCCGAATCTACGCCATGGGCTACGAGGACGGCTCGGTCGAGGAGCTGGCCGAGCGGCTGACCGAGTTCGTCGAGTCGGTGCGCGAGGTCACCGGCGAGGACCAGGTCGACGTGGTGGCGCACTCCCTGGGCGGGCTGATCACGCGTTACGCGATTCAGCGGCTGGGCATGGACGGCCACGTGCGCAAGCTGATCACCCTGGCCACGCCGCATCAGGGGAGCTACACCGCGGAGTACGCGGACACCGTGCAGACCCGGCAGCTGCGGCCGGGCAACCCGCTGCTCAAGGATCTCAACTCCGACGACTGGTCGCGCTACTCAACGCCCCTGATCTGTATCTGCTCGGACCGCGACGTATACGTGGTGCCCAACGAGCTGATGCGCCATCCCCAGGGTGAGAACCTGTTCGTGCCCAACCTGGCGCACACCCAATATTTAATCTCGCCCGCGGTCTTCCGTCTGGTGGCCCAATCCCTGGCGCAGTAGCTCGCGCGCGTCGTATTTTTCTCTGCGCTACCCGCCGTGGTAGCATCGATGATCAACATGAAAGAACAGCTGCTTGCTCTTGCCGCCAAGACGGCGATCAACCATTACCCGCCCTATCGCGGATCGGGCGCCAGGGTAAGGCAAATCTCCCCGGATTTCCGACTGGTGGTCGTCGAACTGCCGCTGAACTTCCGCACCCGCAATCTGGTGGGCACGACCTTCGGCGGCAGCATGTATACTGCCGTGGATCCGATTTACATGATTATGTTTAAAAAGGTGCTGGGCGAGGATTACGTGGTCTGGGACAAGGCGGCCTCGATCAAATTTCTGCGCCCGGGCAAGACCACCCTGACAGCGCGTTTCGTGATCTTGCAACAGGAGTTGGAACAGATCAAGCAACTGATCGAGGACGGTAAGCCAATCCAGCGCACCTACCGCATCGAGCTTCGGGACGCATCCGGAACAAGCTGTGCGGAGGTCGAGAAACTACTGTACTTCAACAAACAGGATCCACAGCGCAAACAGCGTATTCGCTCATTGTTCAGCAGACTGTTCTGAAGGGAGACCACTCCATGTCGTATCGCATCTCGCCGATCTGGTGGCCCCTGCTGGCCGCTGCCTCGCCCGCCCTGGCTCCGCTGATGGCCCTGCGCTACAAGCGCTACAGAGCCAACTGCACCCTGGCCGAAAAACAGAACCGAGAACGCCTGGCCCAGGCCGAGCCCCTCGATCTTCCGGCGCTTAAAACGCTGGAGCTCACCGCGCTCGTAGAACACGCCGTTGATCCGGGATTCAAGGGCGAGGCGGGGGTCAGCTATCTGCTGCGTAGCGATCGCGGATCGCTGCTGTTCGACGTGGGTTTCGGCGATCAGTACGGCACACTGGCGCACAACGTCGAGCGCCTCGGCCTGTCGTTGGACGACGCGGCGGCGCTGGTGATCTCGCATTTGCACCTGGATCACATGGGCGGCATGAAGGCCCAGCGCGCGGGTCGCGTGGCCGTGCCGCCGCGCATCGGCCTGCCGCCGGAGATCCCCTGCTTCGTGCCCGACGAGGTCGACGTGGGGACCATGGAAAAACATTTAGTGGATCGACCGCAACTGCTGGCCGCGGGCCTGGGCTCCACCGGCCCGCTGGCACGGCCGCTGTTCTTCCTGGGGATGTGTCAGGAGCAGGCCCTGGTGGCGCGCCTCGAAGGGCGCGGCCTGGCCGTGATCACCGGCTGCGGCCATCCGACCATCGAGCTGATTCTGCGGATGGTGCGCAAACTCAGCGACGAGCCGATCAAGCTGATCGCCGGCGGCCTGCACTTCCCGATCAGCGGCAGTCGCAACGCTCCGGCGGGCATCCAGTTGCAGAGCCTGGCCGGCACCGGGTATCCGCCCTGGCGCGCGATCAACGATCAGGACCTTTCGCGCACCATCGCCGCAATCAACGATGTGCAGCCCGAGCGCTTGCTGCTCTCGGCCCACGACACTTGCGACCGCTCGCTGGAGCGAATGCGCGTCGAGCTCAACGCCGAAGTCGAAGTGCTGCGCGCCGGAGCGAGCTACAAGATTTAAAACAGCGTGGCTCGCGGCAGCTTGGAGCTGCCACAAAACACGCGCAGTACGATGGTCGTAATCCAACGTGCCACTCCGCGTCGAAAGATCGGGGAGAGTGCTGATGCCCCGGCGAGCAGGTGGGGTGGGCAGGCGGCGCCTGCATGTTCCATGCTGCGCCGCCGTCTCTCCTCCCCCGCGCTCGGCAAAGATCAGTTTGAGATTTTTCCTACTAAGCTCAAAGGCGATGCAATTGTGTGCGCGGGGGATTGATCAGCGGGTTCTCATCCGAAAATAGGGCAAAAAAAACCGTAATTGGCGAAGCCGGGCGGCTATGAGCCGCTGCAAGGCTCGCATATTTCCCGGATCGTTTAGCGTCGATCTATACCGCGTCGCGGAGATTATCGTTGAGCCAAGAGTTTGGTCCGCTTGCGAGTTTTGCCCCCGGCTCCAAGCCGGGCAACGCCTTGGCGATCCAATAGGCCGAGTAGCCAAAGCCCGATCCCAGCTCGAGCACGTTGCGCGCGCCGCCGAGCTTGACCAGCATGTGCAACAGCATGCCCACCTGCGGCCCGACGATCGGGAAGTCGCGTTGCGCGGCCAACCGTTCCATCTCTAAAAGCGGCGGATCGGCACTCTGCCGCTGGGAATCGATGTACTCCTCGATTCGCGGATCGACCGGAATTACGTCCACGATCAGCCCACGAGCTTGCGCGTTATCCGGGCCACGTGTTCGCCCTGGAAACGCGCGATGCGCAACTCGTTCTCGCTGGGCGAACGCGAGCCGTCGGCCCCAGCCACGGTCGATGCGCCGTAGGGACCGCCGCCCGAGATCTCGCCGCTCTCCATCAAGTCCGCCTCCCGTCGAATTTATTTACTCAACGGCAGGCTATCGCCCAATCGCTTTGGCATTTATGCGGAATGTCATATGCAGCTTAGAGCCGCCGCCCGTTGTCTGTAACCCAGGTGCGTCAGCGCAGTCGAATTTGGCTCAGTCCCAAGGTCCCCTTGTCGCCGTCGTTGTACTGAATATCGTACTTGTTGC is from Candidatus Alcyoniella australis and encodes:
- a CDS encoding alpha/beta fold hydrolase, with product MDAILQAQSAARKVGSGLRGVLAKVNPDVWRELACVSSMAYTLVIPKRERVIARDDDGRTPVVLVHGMGGNRGTWTMLRAFLRLTGHRRIYAMGYEDGSVEELAERLTEFVESVREVTGEDQVDVVAHSLGGLITRYAIQRLGMDGHVRKLITLATPHQGSYTAEYADTVQTRQLRPGNPLLKDLNSDDWSRYSTPLICICSDRDVYVVPNELMRHPQGENLFVPNLAHTQYLISPAVFRLVAQSLAQ
- a CDS encoding DUF4442 domain-containing protein, whose amino-acid sequence is MKEQLLALAAKTAINHYPPYRGSGARVRQISPDFRLVVVELPLNFRTRNLVGTTFGGSMYTAVDPIYMIMFKKVLGEDYVVWDKAASIKFLRPGKTTLTARFVILQQELEQIKQLIEDGKPIQRTYRIELRDASGTSCAEVEKLLYFNKQDPQRKQRIRSLFSRLF
- a CDS encoding MBL fold metallo-hydrolase, which produces MSYRISPIWWPLLAAASPALAPLMALRYKRYRANCTLAEKQNRERLAQAEPLDLPALKTLELTALVEHAVDPGFKGEAGVSYLLRSDRGSLLFDVGFGDQYGTLAHNVERLGLSLDDAAALVISHLHLDHMGGMKAQRAGRVAVPPRIGLPPEIPCFVPDEVDVGTMEKHLVDRPQLLAAGLGSTGPLARPLFFLGMCQEQALVARLEGRGLAVITGCGHPTIELILRMVRKLSDEPIKLIAGGLHFPISGSRNAPAGIQLQSLAGTGYPPWRAINDQDLSRTIAAINDVQPERLLLSAHDTCDRSLERMRVELNAEVEVLRAGASYKI